One Gossypium hirsutum isolate 1008001.06 chromosome A11, Gossypium_hirsutum_v2.1, whole genome shotgun sequence genomic window carries:
- the LOC107923494 gene encoding putative disease resistance protein At3g14460 — translation MGNLVNLHYLDIRGVNSIERIPFRIGKLTNLQRVSNFIIGEGEGHSIRELKYLSNLKGDFCLSGLENVNGEDAGEAKLNEKQGIDRLVLEWSRDFRKDTREKEVEEWVLDSLHPSKKLEQLVIQNYGGSKFSAWIADSSFKNMLSLELHDCKNYKSLPSIGRLLLLKDLSISGLDQVHKIGAELFGENQSNAFASLESLCFGNMLKWEEWDLCEDDEQVSKFPSLRFLSIRECPLLLGRLPTILQSLQKLEIYECKRLLVSISSFPLLCELSVIGCEELVDEAERMMLGFAKSKKFVISCWEELGSLSQNGLSLVGHRIITIADCPQLVFLETEERLQLDKIPGVESLEIRDCERLNRLPKVLHAFPFITRIQLQNCPALVCFAESNFPPALKELRIVNCVNLQYLVDEKENNNKSMSSNTCLLERLEIVLCPSLMRLSLSGDICNRLQHLDISYSPKLSSLFLNAKLPVMLKKLYIGACPVLECIAQDFRETTDLESICIWSAHKIKSLPRGLDKLSHLQEIQLISFPNLVSFEEIGLPTTNLGVLTISSCGNFGSLFKCINNFTSLRKLKVWECSADISFPEEGFPTNLTSLAISNAPKIYTSLVEWGFNRLTSLEDLDISGE, via the exons ATGGGAAATCTTGTCAACTTGCATTATCTTGATATCAGAGGTGTGAACTCAATAGAAAGGATTCCTTTTAGAATTGGTAAGCTAACGAATCTTCAAAGGGTATCAAATTTTATCATAGGGGAAGGTGAGGGACATAGTATCAGAGAATTGAAATATTTGTCAAACCTCAAAGGTGATTTTTGTCTTTCTGGGTTGGAGAATGTTAATGGTGAAGATGCAGGGGAAGCCAAGTTAAATGAGAAGCAGGGGATTGATCGATTGGTACTGGAATGGAGTCGAGACTTTCGGAAAGATACAAgggaaaaagaagttgaagaatgGGTGTTAGACTCTCTTCATCCTTCAAAAAAGCTTGAGCAACTCGTCATTCAGAATTATGGTGGTTCAAAATTCTCTGCTTGGATTGCAGATTCTTCCTTCAAGAATATGTTGTCACTGGAGCTTCACGACTGTAAAAATTACAAATCTCTACCATCGATTGGAAGGTTGTTGTTGTTAAAAGATCTTTCAATTAGTGGTTTGGATCAAGTACATAAGATTGGTGCTGAGTTGTTTGGAGAAAATCAATCAAATGCTTTTGCATCATTAGAGTCTCTGTGTTTTGGCAATATGCTGAAGTGGGAGGAGTGGGACCTATGTGAAGATGATGAGCAAGTATCGAAATTCCCCAGTCTTCGTTTTCTTTCCATCAGAGAATGTCCTCTATTGCTGGGAAGGTTGCCAACCATCCTTCAATCCTTGCAGAAACTTGAAATCTATGAGTGTAAGAGACTGCTAGTTTCAATTTCAAGTTTTCCCTTGCTGTGTGAATTAAGCGTTATAGGGTGTGAGGAATTGGTGGATGAAG CAGAGAGGATGATGTTGGGATTTGCAAAGTCCAAAAAATTCGTGATCTCTTGTTGGGAGGAGTTGGGATCTTTATCCCAAAATGGGTTAAGCTTAGTTGGGCATCGTATTATTACGATTGCGGATTGTCCCCAATTGGTCTTTTTGGAAACAGAGGAGAGATTGCAACTTGACAAGATTCCAGGTGTCGAATCTCTGGAAATAAGGGATTGTGAAAGGCTCAATAGACTCCCAAAAGTATTACATGCTTTCCCATTCATTACAAGAATACAACTTCAAAACTGTCCAGCCTTGGTTTGTTTTGCAGAGAGTAACTTTCCTCCTGCTTTAAAAGAGCTGAGGATTGTGAATTGCGTGAATTTGCAATATTTggttgatgaaaaagaaaataataataagagtatGAGTAGCAACACTTGTCTTCTTGAGCGCTTAGAAATAGTCCTCTGTCCATCTCTAATGAGGTTATCATTAAGTGGCGATATATGCAATCGTCTTCAACATCTCGACATTAGCTATTCTCCAAAGCTAAGTAGCTTATTTTTAAATGCCAAGTTACCCGTAATGCTTAAAAAGCTATATATTGGAGCTTGTCCAGTGTTGGAATGCATTGCCCAAGACTTCCGTGAAACCACTGATCTCGAAAGCATTTGTATTTGGAGTGctcacaaaattaaatcattaccGCGGGGATTAGACAAGCTCAGCCATCTTCAGGAGATTCAATTAATTTCGTTTCCAAATCTGGTTTCATTTGAAGAAATTGGGTTGCCCACCACAAATCTCGGAGTACTCACGATTTCCAGTTGTGGAAATTTTGGATCCCTTTTCAAGTGCATCAACAATTTCACCTCCCTTCGAAAATTAAAGGTGTGGGAGTGTTCGGCTGACATATCCTTTCCAGAAGAGGGCTTCCCTACCAACCTCACATCACTTGCAATCTCAAACGCACCCAAAATTTATACATCACTTGTTGAATGGGGATTTAACAGACTCACCTCTCTTGAAGACCTCGACATCAGCGGTGAATGA
- the LOC107923493 gene encoding putative disease resistance RPP13-like protein 1 gives MSVIGEAALSVFLELLGGKLLDSALNFVADHKQLHRQLKQWQSILPDIQAMLTDAEEKQIKNEGVKKWLDDLQDLAYDVDDILDGFAYEELRLKLQNTQAQASTSKVRKLIPACFTGTGFTLTSFGFKNSMILKVRDITARLNNLTTRRSNLGLSEILSQAPPSKGNQPRLQPTSVMDEAVEYVGRHEEKQEMIKLLKGNNSYGVSVLSIVGMGGMGKTTLAQLVYNDATINESFDLKAWVCVSDKFDAIAITKAILQSITSESCDYSNLDLLQVKLKEKLSGKRFLLVLDDIWNENYNDWTILRSPFGAGTNIIVTTRLQIVSSMVKPLKAFHLDKLSGDDCLSIFTQHALNARNFDEHLQFKEIGEKIVRRCNGLPLAAKAIGSLLRTVIYHGEWERIYESEIWDLPEERCGIIPALRLSYHHLPSYLKRCFAYCSILPKDYEFKEEEIILLWRAEGLLQQKAMPQIKDLGNQYFQDLVSRSFFQTSSRDKSRFVMHDLINDLAQVVAGEICSKLEGDKQRKFSNRTRHSSYIVSTYDTVKKFEAFDQVKQLRTFLPLMFSSDYYPGPFLTNVVLVDLLPRLGYLRVLSLSGYKITELPDDVFENLKHLRCLNFSGTDIKYLPDSLCTLYHLETLLLKKCSELQRLPSKMGNLVNLHNLDIRGANSIERIPFRIDKLTNLQRLSNFIIGEGDGCHIRDLKYLSNLKGDFRLSGLENVNGEDAGEAKLNEKQGIHRLVLEWGRGIKNDTRKKEVEEWVLDSLHPSKKLEQLVIENYGGAKFSTWIADSSFKNMLSLKLHNCKNCKSLPSIGRLLLLKDLSISGLGQVHKIGAELFGENQSNAFASLESLRFRDMPNWEEWDPCEGDEQASKFPSLRELSIIFCPQLLGRLPTILQSLQKLEIYWCSRLVASISSFPLLSEIGVQGCEELVDEGSLSVQKVTSLKDVFLSNISKFNISAERIMLRFANSETFEISSWKELGSLSQNGLSIVGHRFIKIRNCPQLVSLETEEEILQLDKIPGVESLIIESNFPPALKQLRIENCVNLQYLVDEKENNNKSMSSNPCLLEHLQISNCPCISNMVIIKGRYMQSASTSQYWQLFKAK, from the exons ATGTCTGTCATTGGAGAGGCTGCTCTGTCTGTGTTTCTGGAGCTGTTGGGGGGCAAGTTGCTCGACTCTGCACTCAACTTTGTCGCTGATCATAAGCAACTCCACCGGCAGCTCAAACAGTGGCAGTCCATATTGCCCGATATCCAAGCAATGCTAACCGATGCTGAGGAGAAGCAGATCAAGAACGAGGGTGTGAAGAAATGGTTGGACGACCTCCAGGACTTGGCTTACGATGTGGATGACATCTTGGACGGGTTCGCTTATGAAGAGTTACGTCTCAAGCTCCAAAATACTCAAGCTCAAGCCAGCACTAGCAAGGTACGGAAACTCATTCCTGCCTGCTTTACTGGTACTGGTTTCACTCTCACTTCTTTTGGGTTTAAGAATTCCATGATTCTCAAGGTCAGAGATATCACTGCTAGACTAAATAATTTGACTACTCGGAGGAGTAATTTGGGGTTGAGTGAGATCTTGTCCCAAGCTCCACCCTCCAAGGGAAATCAGCCCAGGCTTCAACCAACTTCCGTTATGGATGAAGCTGTGGAGTATGTTGGTAGACACGAGGAGAAGCAAGAAATGATTAAGTTGCTCAAAGGTAATAACTCCTATGGAGTTTCAGTCCTTTCCATCGTGGGCATGGGAGGGATGGGTAAAACAACTCTTGCTCAGCTTGTTTACAATGACGCCACCATCAACGAGTCTTTTGATCTCAAGGCCTGGGTGTGCGTTTCTGATAAGTTTGATGCAATTGCTATAACAAAGGCAATTTTACAGTCCATCACTTCTGAGTCATGTGATTACAGTAACTTGGATTTACTTCAGGTTAAGTTGAAGGAGAAATTGTCGGGGAAAAGATTCTTGCTTGTTTTAGATGACATTTGGAACGAGAATTATAATGATTGGACCATCTTACGGTCTCCGTTTGGAGCAGGGACTAATATCATTGTAACCACTCGTCTTCAAATTGTTTCATCTATGGTGAAACCGCTCAAAGCTtttcatttggataaattatCAGGTGATGATTGTTTATCCATATTTACACAGCATGCATTGAACGCAAGAAATTTCGATGAACATCTCCAGTTTAAAGAAATTGGAGAGAAAATTGTTAGAAGGTGCAATGGCTTACCTTTGGCTGCAAAAGCCATTGGAAGCTTGCTACGCACGGTTATATATCATGGAGAATGGGAAAGAATATATGAGAGCGAGATATGGGACTTACCAGAAGAGCGATGTGGCATAATTCCAGCTTTGCGATTAAGCTACCATCATCTTCCGTCATACTTGAAACGATGTTTTGCATATTGCTCCATACTTCCTAAAGATTATGAATTTAAGGAAGAAGAAATTATCTTGTTATGGAGAGCAGAAGGTCTCTTACAACAAAAAGCTATGCCTCAAATTAAAGATCTTGGAAATCAATATTTTCAAGATCTAGTGTCAAGGTCATTTTTTCAGACATCCAGTAGAGATAAGTCCCGATTCGTAATGCATGACCTTATCAATGATTTAGCACAAGTAGTTGCAGGAGAGATATGCTCCAAATTGGAGGGCGATAAGCAACGAAAGTTCTCAAATCGCACTCGACATTCTTCTTATATTGTCAGCACATATGACACAGTGAAGAAGTTCGAAGCATTTGATCAAGTGAAACAATTACGTACTTTTCTACCCTTAATGTTTTCTAGTGATTATTATCCGGGGCCTTTTTTAACTAATGTTGTTTTGGTTGATTTGTTGCCAAGACTTGGCTACTTAAGGGTGCTTTCTTTGAGTGGGTATAAGATCACTGAGTTGCCTGAtgatgtttttgaaaatttaaaacatcTTCGCTGTTTAAATTTTTCTGGCACTGATATCAAATACTTACCTGATTCTTTGTGTACTCTGTACCATTTGGaaactttattattaaaaaagtGTTCCGAGCTTCAAAGGTTACCTTCAAAGATGGGAAATCTTGTCAATTTGCATAATCTTGATATCAGAGGTGCGAACTCAATTGAAAGGATTCCTTTTAGAATTGATAAGCTAACCAATCTTCAAAGGTTATCAAATTTTATCATAGGGGAAGGTGATGGTTGTCATATTAGAGATTTGAAATATTTGTCAAACCTCAAAGGTGATTTCCGTCTTTCTGGGTTGGAGAATGTTAATGGTGAAGATGCAGGGGAAGCCAAGTTAAATGAGAAGCAGGGGATTCATCGATTGGTATTGGAATGGGGTCGGGGCATTAAGAACGATACAAggaaaaaagaagttgaagaatgGGTGTTAGACTCTCTTCATCCTTCGAAAAAGCTTGAGCAACTCGTCATTGAGAATTATGGTGGTGCAAAATTCTCTACTTGGATTGCAGATTCTTCCTTCAAGAATATGTTGTCATTGAAGCTTCACAATTGTAAAAATTGCAAATCTCTACCATCGATTGGAAGGTTGTTGTTGTTAAAAGATCTTTCAATTAGCGGTTTGGGTCAAGTACACAAGATTGGTGCTGAGTTGTTTGGAGAAAATCAATCAAATGCTTTTGCATCATTAGAGTCTCTGCGTTTTCGCGATATGCCAAACTGGGAGGAGTGGGACCCATGTGAAGGTGATGAGCAAGCTTCGAAATTCCCCAGCCTTCGTGAGCTTTCAATAATATTTTGTCCTCAATTGTTGGGAAGGTTGCCAACCATCCTTCAATCTTTACAGAAGCTTGAAATCTATTGGTGCTCAAGGTTGGTAGCTTCAATTTCAAGTTTTCCCTTGCTGAGTGAAATAGGCGTTCAAGGGTGTGAAGAATTGGTGGATGAAGGTTCTTTGTCTGTACAGAAGGTTACCTCTTTGAAAGATGTGtttctttcaaatatttcaaaGTTTAATATTTCAGCAGAGAGGATAATGTTGAGATTTGCAAACTCTGAAACATTCGAGATCTCTAGTTGGAAGGAGTTGGGATCTTTATCGCAAAATGGGTTAAGCATAGTTGGGCATCGTTTCATCAAGATTAGGAATTGTCCGCAATTGGTCTCTTTGGAAACAGAGGAGGAGATATTGCAACTTGACAAGATTCCAGGTGTTGAATCTCTGATAATAG AGAGTAACTTTCCCCCTGCTTTAAAACAGCTGAGGATTGAGAATTGCGTGAATTTGCAATATTTggttgatgaaaaagaaaataataataagagtatGAGTAGCAACCCTTGTCTTCTTGAGCACTTACAAATAAGCAACTGTCCATGCATCTCTAATATGGTTATCATCAAGGGGCGATATATGCAATCGGCTTCAACATCTCAATATTGGCAATTGTTCAAAGCTAAGTAG